A part of Myxococcales bacterium genomic DNA contains:
- a CDS encoding IS4 family transposase, with the protein MYQTIGKLAYHLRFDFFYSLLSNKEHRFIVRGCYDRALVNGKHLREEFAEESRLFSKEIHLSRRNKKSGGANNKRLVKRDARNTIVDIKAKQITLKRSNCVDKKYALSLDINAVLILERNPPKDEKPIEWILLTQEPIASRQDIEKIIECYCSRWVIEEYFKVLKTGCSYEKRQLESFHSLKNCLGVFIPIAWFLLRLRNKANEANSSPELYIPPPLLAMLQNYTAESLLTVDEVLRQIARLGGHIKYNGPPGWLVLWRGLRELYAMYKGYQIAESILSTKRCDQS; encoded by the coding sequence ATGTATCAGACGATTGGAAAATTGGCTTACCACCTGAGATTTGATTTTTTTTACAGCCTCTTATCGAACAAAGAACATCGATTTATTGTTAGGGGCTGCTATGACCGCGCCCTTGTAAACGGCAAGCATTTACGCGAGGAATTTGCAGAAGAAAGCAGATTGTTTTCTAAAGAAATACATCTTTCTAGAAGAAATAAAAAATCCGGCGGGGCTAATAATAAAAGGCTTGTTAAAAGAGATGCCCGCAATACGATAGTAGATATTAAAGCAAAACAAATTACATTAAAAAGATCAAACTGTGTAGATAAAAAATATGCATTATCTTTAGATATAAATGCTGTTCTTATTCTAGAGCGAAATCCGCCTAAAGATGAAAAGCCTATTGAATGGATTTTACTCACTCAAGAACCAATCGCTTCGCGCCAAGATATCGAAAAGATTATCGAATGCTATTGCTCACGTTGGGTCATAGAAGAATACTTTAAAGTCCTTAAAACTGGATGCTCATATGAAAAAAGACAGTTAGAAAGCTTTCACAGCCTGAAAAATTGTTTGGGAGTCTTTATACCAATAGCCTGGTTTCTCCTGCGGCTACGCAATAAAGCAAATGAAGCAAATAGCTCACCAGAACTTTATATACCGCCTCCATTATTAGCTATGCTGCAAAATTATACCGCGGAATCATTGCTTACTGTCGATGAAGTTTTAAGGCAAATAGCAAGGTTGGGAGGACACATTAAATATAACGGTCCTCCTGGATGGCTCGTCTTATGGCGAGGGCTTAGAGAACTTTATGCTATGTATAAAGGTTACCAAATCGCCGAATCTATCTTGTCAACAAAAAGATGTGATCAATCATGA
- a CDS encoding M23 family metallopeptidase: MSRKKNYLFWSIVPLSLIIFGCISTGIPYFQLKDRVNKQIEAIRASKNTYKISPGQASYIKFPYYGPFKNEKLICDKIEIPFVVDKKNLEAFAFLSQSYFSSDKNFHCVFQFENSYAQNLEKIIVEDFEYPKETLNVDKKRVVLSNEDMQQVQKENEFLSKIFANSSTTPFFNQAFIAPLNSKITSIFGTQRIFNKLKKTQHLGTDFRARIGTQIRPANTGKVVFVGELFFGGNTIIIDHGLGVFTLYCHLSKPIVLEGMMVDKDTIIGESGATGRVNGPHLHWGVKIHGNDVDGFSLINASENLF; the protein is encoded by the coding sequence ATGAGTAGAAAAAAAAATTATCTCTTTTGGTCTATTGTTCCGCTATCACTGATTATCTTTGGATGCATAAGCACCGGTATTCCCTATTTTCAACTGAAAGACCGGGTTAATAAACAAATAGAAGCTATAAGAGCCTCAAAAAACACTTATAAAATTTCACCAGGCCAGGCTTCATATATAAAATTTCCTTACTACGGCCCCTTTAAAAATGAAAAACTCATCTGCGATAAGATAGAAATTCCCTTTGTGGTTGACAAAAAAAATTTGGAAGCCTTTGCATTTTTGTCTCAATCATATTTTTCTTCAGATAAAAATTTTCATTGTGTCTTTCAATTTGAAAATTCCTATGCACAGAATCTAGAAAAAATTATCGTTGAGGATTTTGAATACCCCAAAGAAACTCTCAACGTGGATAAAAAACGAGTTGTATTATCAAATGAAGATATGCAACAAGTTCAAAAAGAAAATGAATTTTTAAGCAAAATTTTTGCCAACTCCAGTACTACCCCTTTCTTTAACCAAGCCTTTATCGCCCCCTTAAATTCAAAAATTACCAGTATTTTTGGCACACAAAGAATATTTAATAAGCTTAAGAAAACGCAACACTTAGGAACAGATTTTAGAGCTCGCATTGGCACACAGATAAGACCTGCCAACACCGGAAAGGTAGTGTTTGTGGGAGAGCTTTTCTTCGGAGGAAACACCATCATTATTGACCATGGTCTTGGAGTTTTCACCCTTTATTGCCACCTCTCTAAACCCATTGTTTTAGAGGGCATGATGGTCGATAAAGACACCATCATCGGCGAGTCCGGCGCAACAGGAAGAGTAAATGGGCCACATCTCCATTGGGGAGTAAAGATTCACGGAAACGACGTAGATGGATTTTCTCTGATCAATGCTTCTGAAAATTTATTTTAA
- a CDS encoding Fe(2+)-trafficking protein, translating to MVVCKKLARELKGLEQAPLEGPLGQLIKEHISEEAWLDWVEAEMKIINEERLDLSEERSQMRLFEEMIGFLNLQDVIASPE from the coding sequence ATGGTAGTTTGCAAAAAATTAGCGAGAGAACTCAAAGGCTTAGAACAAGCCCCTCTAGAAGGGCCCCTCGGGCAGTTGATCAAAGAACATATTAGTGAAGAAGCGTGGCTCGATTGGGTTGAAGCCGAAATGAAAATCATCAATGAAGAGCGTTTAGATCTAAGTGAAGAGAGATCTCAAATGCGCTTGTTTGAAGAAATGATTGGATTTTTGAACCTTCAAGATGTTATCGCAAGTCCTGAATAA
- the hflX gene encoding GTPase HflX: MSEIFGNIKDLKQHQLKAVQSLKDTHAGSVDILTLQLARKLAKAAFLTRRMVAVFLDRKGEVRSVMVGDVTRLYLPNIGRLRGTEDRLRGLRLIVARPTPPHFMISSGGEKKYCLTSDFKTDLEKLRLDAVVEIDASRDNIDGPLIVAHLATQRSNEANVITVKEESFRSIHQLDINFSHLIDEIVKDLALSGLIKSSGETQKYLEKALLIGVYNCSKKEGLSSMVELKELARSARVQVVESVYQFRARFYPKTFIGTGKLEEICLRALALGVEMLIFDHDLSPSQLNNITDLTDLKILDRSMLILDIFAQRAVTREGKLQVEMAQLSYSLPRLAKKQSGLSRLTGGIGGRGPGETKLEVDKRRVKDRLAKLSTELERIKKQRALRRQSRKNHELPTFAIVGYTNAGKSTLLNALCNAEIYAKDELFATLDPYSRRLRFPHEQEVVVTDTVGFINHLPESLMKAFMATLEELEDADILLHVVDCSDENYQLQISVVEKVLLELNLKDKKRILIFNKIDKLDELTLGKRIGIKDVIKISATDRSGLSDLIDACLNSLVFIKKMSAREGKKSLGEPSINVEFDGRFKG, encoded by the coding sequence ATGAGCGAAATATTTGGCAATATAAAAGATCTCAAGCAGCACCAGCTTAAAGCTGTACAATCACTCAAAGATACACATGCAGGAAGTGTAGATATTCTTACTCTACAGCTTGCACGTAAGCTTGCCAAAGCGGCCTTCTTAACCCGCCGTATGGTAGCTGTTTTTTTGGATCGCAAAGGTGAAGTGCGTTCGGTGATGGTGGGCGATGTTACTCGACTCTATTTGCCAAATATAGGCCGCTTACGAGGTACTGAAGATCGTTTGCGTGGACTGCGGTTAATCGTTGCCAGACCTACACCGCCACATTTTATGATTTCGAGTGGTGGTGAAAAAAAATATTGTTTGACGAGCGACTTCAAAACAGACTTGGAAAAATTGCGCCTTGATGCCGTGGTAGAGATTGATGCAAGTCGCGATAATATAGATGGTCCCTTGATCGTAGCCCATTTAGCAACACAGCGTTCAAACGAAGCTAATGTTATCACTGTCAAAGAAGAGTCGTTTCGTTCTATTCATCAGCTCGATATAAATTTTTCGCACTTGATAGATGAGATAGTCAAAGATCTTGCCCTATCAGGCTTGATAAAAAGTTCAGGGGAAACTCAAAAATATTTAGAAAAAGCTTTGCTTATCGGTGTTTATAACTGCAGCAAAAAAGAAGGCTTGAGCTCAATGGTAGAGCTTAAGGAATTGGCTCGCTCTGCTCGTGTTCAAGTAGTGGAAAGCGTGTACCAGTTTAGGGCTCGTTTTTATCCGAAAACTTTTATTGGTACGGGTAAGCTTGAAGAAATTTGTTTAAGAGCTTTGGCTTTAGGGGTTGAGATGTTGATATTCGACCACGATCTTTCACCATCGCAGTTGAATAATATTACTGATCTCACCGACCTGAAAATCCTTGATCGCAGCATGCTTATTCTTGACATATTTGCTCAACGCGCCGTTACCAGAGAAGGTAAACTGCAGGTTGAAATGGCGCAGTTGAGCTATTCGTTGCCACGATTAGCTAAAAAGCAAAGTGGATTATCCCGCCTTACCGGGGGAATTGGTGGGCGCGGTCCAGGGGAAACCAAGCTTGAGGTTGATAAGCGGCGAGTAAAGGATCGCTTAGCGAAGCTAAGTACAGAGCTTGAGCGCATTAAAAAACAGCGAGCTTTGCGTAGGCAGTCGCGCAAAAATCATGAGCTTCCTACTTTTGCTATTGTTGGCTACACCAATGCTGGAAAATCCACGTTGCTTAACGCACTATGCAATGCCGAGATATACGCAAAAGATGAATTATTTGCCACTCTCGACCCATATTCGCGGCGCCTGCGTTTTCCTCATGAGCAAGAAGTGGTGGTGACCGATACTGTTGGTTTTATTAACCATTTGCCGGAAAGTTTGATGAAAGCCTTTATGGCAACGCTCGAAGAATTAGAAGATGCAGATATTCTTTTGCATGTGGTGGATTGTTCTGATGAAAATTATCAACTCCAAATTTCTGTAGTTGAGAAGGTTTTGCTAGAACTAAACTTAAAAGACAAAAAACGCATTCTCATTTTTAATAAGATAGACAAATTAGATGAACTCACTCTTGGGAAACGTATTGGAATTAAAGACGTTATAAAAATTTCTGCTACAGACAGAAGTGGGCTTTCTGATTTGATTGATGCATGTCTTAACTCTCTGGTTTTTATCAAAAAAATGAGCGCAAGAGAGGGTAAAAAGTCTCTTGGGGAGCCTAGTATAAATGTGGAATTCGATGGACGCTTCAAGGGGTGA
- a CDS encoding ribosome maturation factor RimP: protein MENFVVRLSLDEEELKNIIEPLLDSEGFELIRLTLKRSQAKSLLALFVDTKAQKNGIILENLEFISRFLSDVLDAKDEAKTILNSRYDLEVSTPGVDRPLTKARHFSEAVGERVKIRLHSAERHGTRGLLGNLQEALEGFIVLKVEGKNELLKISFEEIAEAHIVFDFTNMSKPKKKLN from the coding sequence ATGGAAAATTTTGTTGTTAGACTAAGCTTGGATGAAGAAGAGCTTAAAAATATTATAGAGCCATTGCTCGATAGTGAAGGTTTTGAACTTATACGTTTGACTTTGAAACGTTCACAGGCAAAATCGTTGCTTGCTCTTTTTGTTGATACTAAAGCTCAGAAGAACGGCATTATTTTAGAGAATCTTGAGTTTATCTCTCGTTTTTTGTCTGATGTGCTTGATGCCAAAGATGAAGCAAAAACTATTTTAAATAGTCGCTATGATCTTGAAGTATCTACTCCTGGAGTTGATAGACCATTAACCAAAGCTCGCCATTTTAGTGAGGCTGTTGGAGAGCGTGTGAAAATCCGCCTGCATTCTGCTGAACGGCATGGGACACGAGGATTGTTAGGAAATCTTCAAGAGGCTTTAGAAGGTTTTATTGTTTTGAAAGTTGAAGGAAAAAATGAGCTTCTTAAGATTTCTTTCGAAGAAATAGCTGAAGCCCATATAGTTTTTGATTTTACGAATATGAGTAAGCCCAAAAAGAAGCTCAATTAA